In Myxococcales bacterium, a single window of DNA contains:
- a CDS encoding glycosyltransferase family 2 protein: MRNLMSELSIKTLSVVIPAYNEAERIIVTLKKLNFSLESLGIPYEIIIVDDGSGDSTSEVACSLQNSNFKLISYKPNRGKGYAVRMGLGAAKGEYVIFMDADGSTDLAYLERFLHLILNHDYDIIIGSRTVSGSCLPIKQNLWRRITGIVFRALVRILFFLPYSDTQCGFKMFSSTCLKMLLPRCDADGFIFDIEMLYQARKLGLNVIEVGVKWNNDDDSRVNLINGPIKMFVDLLKLRLKTFIK, encoded by the coding sequence ATGAGAAATCTTATGTCAGAGCTATCTATAAAGACCTTATCTGTAGTTATTCCAGCTTATAATGAGGCTGAACGTATTATTGTTACTTTAAAAAAACTAAATTTTAGTTTAGAGAGTCTTGGCATACCTTATGAAATTATTATCGTAGATGATGGCAGTGGGGATAGTACTTCTGAAGTTGCTTGTTCATTACAAAATTCAAATTTCAAGCTTATCAGCTATAAACCGAATCGTGGTAAGGGTTATGCTGTGAGGATGGGGCTGGGAGCTGCTAAAGGTGAGTATGTTATTTTTATGGACGCTGATGGTTCTACGGATTTGGCTTATTTAGAAAGATTTCTTCACCTAATTTTAAATCATGATTACGACATAATTATAGGTTCTCGTACTGTATCTGGTTCTTGTCTTCCAATTAAACAGAATTTATGGAGAAGAATTACTGGAATCGTTTTTCGTGCTCTGGTTCGTATATTGTTCTTTTTGCCTTATTCAGATACCCAATGTGGGTTTAAGATGTTTTCATCTACGTGTTTAAAAATGCTTTTGCCGAGGTGTGATGCCGATGGTTTTATTTTTGACATAGAAATGCTTTATCAAGCTCGTAAGTTGGGACTCAATGTAATCGAGGTGGGGGTTAAGTGGAATAACGACGATGATAGCAGGGTCAACTTGATAAACGGACCTATAAAAATGTTTGTAGACCTTCTAAAATTAAGGCTTAAAACATTTATAAAATAA